In Gammaproteobacteria bacterium, one DNA window encodes the following:
- a CDS encoding biotin--[acetyl-CoA-carboxylase] ligase, whose product MATRYALTLLDDVTSTQDEARSRHRGKPLLVVAGRQRAGRGRSGRRWENAPRAVAASLAFSPDWPRRTWPRLSLTAGLAARDVFGFDLKWPNDLIAGGRKTGGLLAESGENLVVVGLGVNLWWPDAPSDFGALYGDDPGPDAAADHAGRWADALLSRADRGPEGWGIDEYRVACTTIGRHIRWEPGGEGVAVDVADDGRLIVETSEGRIELASGEVREIR is encoded by the coding sequence ATGGCTACACGATACGCTCTCACGCTGCTCGATGACGTGACTTCCACCCAGGATGAGGCCCGGTCCCGGCACCGAGGGAAGCCGCTTCTGGTCGTCGCCGGACGCCAAAGGGCCGGTCGTGGCCGGTCGGGGAGGCGCTGGGAGAACGCTCCTCGGGCGGTGGCAGCGTCACTTGCTTTCTCACCGGATTGGCCGCGACGGACATGGCCCAGGCTCTCGCTTACTGCGGGGCTCGCGGCACGCGACGTCTTCGGTTTCGACCTGAAATGGCCCAACGATCTCATCGCCGGCGGCCGGAAGACCGGTGGCCTGCTCGCGGAGAGCGGGGAGAATCTGGTGGTGGTGGGCCTCGGCGTCAACCTCTGGTGGCCCGATGCTCCCTCCGATTTCGGTGCCCTGTACGGCGATGACCCCGGACCGGACGCCGCCGCCGATCACGCGGGCCGGTGGGCGGACGCCCTGCTGTCGCGTGCGGATCGGGGACCGGAGGGATGGGGGATCGATGAATACCGGGTGGCCTGTACGACGATCGGGAGGCACATTCGCTGGGAGCCGGGCGGCGAGGGTGTCGCCGTGGACGTCGCCGACGACGGGCGGCTCATCGTGGAGACATCCGAGGGCCGGATCGAGCTGGCGTCCGGAGAGGTGCGAGAGATCCGGTGA
- a CDS encoding peptidoglycan DD-metalloendopeptidase family protein, with the protein MLKFLAFCADDSLVRKALYLVAICAFAFVLLPSPPASAAADIYQMTFPVAGPNHYSDTFGAPRSGGRTHQGNDIMADKMTPIVAVADGTIGWMHNELGGDCCAMALNHDDGWASWYIHMNNDTPGTDDGQGWGFAPGIEQGVHVTEGQLIGWVGDSGNAEWTASHLHFELHDPSGTAIDPYPSLQAAEMSILPRLAGATRYGTAVAISEEAFPSGADHVYVATGSGFADALVVGPIAGLAGSPILLVAETFVPSETAAELQRLQPLTVTVLGGPATVSDAVIDRIRVLTSASVNRISGMSRYSTAAAVSAFGFPSGADTVFVANGFTFPDALTGAAAAARVGGPLLLIGQDVIPEPTATELERLDPSRIVILGGEGVVSAQLEELLRAYSPEVDRVWGSDRYATAAAISRMFFADGASTVYIATGMNFPDALAGTSIAARDGGPILLVAGGTIPAATIDELARLQPVNIVILGGNGVVPFSIEYLLLAAVN; encoded by the coding sequence GTGCTCAAGTTTCTCGCATTCTGCGCCGATGACTCTCTAGTGAGGAAAGCGCTGTACCTCGTCGCCATTTGCGCATTCGCGTTCGTCCTCCTGCCCTCCCCACCTGCCTCGGCGGCCGCAGACATCTATCAGATGACATTTCCGGTCGCGGGGCCCAACCACTACTCAGACACCTTCGGGGCTCCACGATCCGGCGGCCGCACCCACCAGGGCAACGACATCATGGCCGACAAGATGACACCGATCGTTGCCGTGGCCGACGGGACGATCGGCTGGATGCACAACGAGCTGGGCGGGGACTGCTGCGCCATGGCCCTCAACCACGACGACGGCTGGGCATCGTGGTACATCCACATGAACAACGACACTCCCGGCACCGACGATGGGCAAGGTTGGGGTTTCGCTCCGGGCATCGAACAGGGCGTTCACGTCACCGAAGGACAACTCATCGGATGGGTCGGCGACAGCGGCAACGCCGAATGGACGGCGTCCCATCTCCACTTCGAACTCCACGACCCGAGCGGCACGGCCATCGATCCCTATCCGAGTCTCCAGGCAGCCGAGATGTCCATCCTGCCTCGCCTGGCGGGGGCAACTCGATATGGCACGGCCGTTGCGATATCCGAAGAAGCCTTCCCCTCAGGAGCCGACCATGTCTATGTGGCCACCGGGTCCGGATTCGCGGACGCGCTCGTCGTCGGACCCATCGCGGGCCTTGCGGGCAGCCCGATACTGCTCGTGGCCGAGACATTCGTTCCGTCGGAAACGGCAGCCGAGCTGCAAAGGCTCCAGCCCCTGACGGTCACCGTGTTGGGAGGACCCGCCACGGTCTCGGACGCTGTCATCGATCGTATCCGCGTCCTGACCTCCGCATCTGTGAACCGTATCTCCGGGATGAGCCGATACTCCACCGCGGCGGCAGTCTCAGCTTTTGGATTCCCATCGGGGGCCGATACGGTGTTCGTGGCGAACGGTTTCACATTCCCCGATGCTCTCACCGGTGCCGCGGCGGCAGCCCGTGTCGGCGGCCCGCTCCTGCTCATCGGACAGGATGTGATTCCTGAGCCGACGGCCACCGAATTGGAGCGGCTCGATCCTTCACGCATCGTCATCCTTGGTGGCGAGGGCGTCGTGTCCGCTCAGCTCGAAGAGCTCCTCCGTGCCTATTCCCCCGAGGTCGATCGGGTCTGGGGTTCCGACCGGTATGCCACCGCGGCGGCCATTTCGAGAATGTTCTTCGCCGATGGCGCGTCCACCGTGTACATCGCAACAGGGATGAACTTCCCGGACGCATTGGCGGGCACTTCGATCGCAGCCCGCGACGGAGGGCCGATTCTTCTCGTCGCCGGCGGGACGATACCCGCAGCGACGATCGATGAACTCGCCAGGTTGCAGCCTGTGAACATCGTGATCCTCGGCGGAAACGGCGTCGTACCGTTCTCGATCGAGTACCTGCTCTTGGCGGCCGTGAACTGA
- a CDS encoding methylmalonyl-CoA carboxyltransferase, translating to MGTEERIEDLRRLQDEAIHSGGQRAVDRQHELGKLTARERLETLLDKGSFQEIDMFVRHQVSGFGIENKRPPGDAVVTGWGTIDGRTVFVFAEDFTVFGGSLGRAVSDKIVKVLDAALQTGAPLIGLKDSGGARIQEGVASLDGYGRIFERNVRASGVIPQISVIMGPCAGGAVYSPAITDFVFQVQGSSHLFITGPDVIRAVTGEEVTFEELGGAAAHAGTSGVTHFVASDGSDALEQVRYLLSFLPQNNMEAPPRYTPGDQADRIESALDSIIPDSANHPYDVVDIIERVVDDGEFYQVHEHWAQNIVVGLARLDGYSVGIVANQPSVLAGTLDITASIKGARFVRFCDAFNIPLITFVDVPGFLPGVDQEHNGIIRHGAKLLYAYSEATVPRVTVITRKAYGGAYVVMNSRGIRADLVYAWPSAEIAVMGAQGAVNIVFRRELAAADDPDAKRAELIADYENKFNNPYRAAELGLVDEVIEPSVTRPKLIRVMEMLRTKRESLPAKKHGNIPL from the coding sequence ATGGGCACAGAAGAACGCATTGAAGATCTCCGCAGGCTGCAAGACGAGGCGATCCACTCGGGGGGTCAGCGGGCGGTCGATCGACAACATGAACTCGGCAAACTGACAGCACGCGAGCGCCTCGAAACACTCCTGGACAAAGGATCCTTTCAGGAGATCGACATGTTCGTTCGCCACCAGGTGAGCGGCTTCGGTATCGAGAACAAGCGCCCGCCAGGTGACGCCGTCGTCACCGGCTGGGGAACGATCGACGGTCGGACCGTCTTCGTCTTCGCCGAGGACTTCACCGTATTCGGCGGGTCGCTCGGTCGTGCAGTGAGCGACAAGATCGTCAAGGTCTTGGACGCGGCCCTGCAAACCGGTGCACCACTGATCGGATTGAAGGACTCCGGTGGCGCCCGCATCCAGGAGGGTGTGGCGTCGCTCGACGGCTACGGTCGCATCTTCGAACGCAACGTCCGGGCTTCGGGCGTCATCCCGCAGATTTCCGTCATCATGGGACCCTGCGCCGGCGGTGCCGTCTACTCACCTGCGATCACCGACTTCGTCTTTCAGGTGCAAGGTTCGAGCCACCTCTTCATCACGGGGCCTGATGTCATCCGGGCGGTCACCGGAGAGGAAGTCACCTTCGAGGAACTCGGCGGCGCGGCCGCCCACGCGGGCACGTCCGGGGTCACACACTTCGTGGCCTCTGACGGCTCCGACGCCCTCGAACAGGTCCGGTATCTGCTGTCGTTCCTGCCACAGAACAACATGGAGGCGCCGCCCCGCTACACGCCGGGTGACCAGGCCGACCGTATCGAATCGGCGCTCGATTCGATCATTCCCGACTCGGCCAACCACCCCTACGACGTCGTCGACATCATCGAGCGCGTCGTCGACGACGGCGAGTTCTATCAGGTGCACGAACACTGGGCGCAGAACATCGTCGTCGGTCTCGCCCGGCTCGACGGCTACAGCGTCGGCATCGTCGCCAACCAGCCCTCCGTACTGGCCGGAACGCTCGACATCACTGCATCGATCAAAGGCGCCCGCTTCGTCCGCTTCTGTGATGCCTTCAACATCCCCCTCATCACATTCGTCGACGTGCCCGGCTTTCTCCCCGGCGTGGATCAGGAACACAACGGCATCATCCGCCACGGAGCCAAGCTGCTGTACGCATACAGCGAGGCGACCGTTCCACGGGTGACCGTGATCACCCGCAAGGCGTACGGCGGAGCGTATGTCGTCATGAACTCACGCGGCATCCGAGCCGACCTCGTCTATGCGTGGCCGTCCGCAGAGATCGCCGTGATGGGCGCCCAGGGTGCGGTGAACATCGTGTTCCGTCGTGAACTCGCCGCCGCAGACGACCCCGATGCGAAGCGAGCGGAACTCATCGCGGATTACGAAAACAAGTTCAACAACCCGTACCGTGCGGCAGAACTCGGACTCGTCGACGAGGTCATCGAGCCGAGTGTGACGCGACCCAAACTGATCAGGGTGATGGAAATGCTGCGCACGAAACGAGAGTCACTCCCTGCCAAGAAGCATGGGAACATCCCCCTGTGA
- a CDS encoding PASTA domain-containing protein, translating into MSAPIHELERREVRSRWFVALATLLSVSLLASTWLALFSFFGASSAFGVFTSLEHRFVPDVQSMALDFPDLSRVSRIYTLKNEKLAELDDGKNSQPIRIEEVPEIVIDGALASEDADFFEHEGVDFAAIGSAFIDNLRYGKERGGSTITQQVVKQNFVGDEVTITRKIREAAVAVELERRYTKDQILEFYLNSVYFGWGAYGVKAAAQEYFGKSLDELTIAESAAMFVPIRNPRVYDPRRQPENVLKKRNQVIDTMIAHGMITKSQGEAAKKEPLDIKPPSRFAGPADHVVAEVKRQLLHEPEFAFLGATTEERKIAIFGCPADDVNCHGGGGLKVYVTINLDWQETANSILETWLPYTDPSTMTQEQVNACISRYNATETVVPALERLRCAPTGAISTVDSATGAIRVMSSGLPFDVEQFDLALRSERNPGSSFKPFGLVAYLESGGSLNSFWDARSPIEIECPFACGPDGSNIWTVRGGKKDTGIRLNQATYQSVNVVYAQVSVAVGPAHIVDVARRMGVKKSTIPEVYSIVLGGGGATPIEMASAYTNFATNGLWAEPYLIERIEGPNGTVLYQHENQRMQVVDPAIIAAARRPLTRVPTGSGTAPAANIGRPQGGKTGTHQNYTDAWFVGFVPQYATAVWVGYPDFQYPMRDITIKNQFYSRVYGGTIPAPIWAEYMTDILENVPVENFPPDPPGVNKYFIVPKTEVPFVIGMQTEDAEDTVYQAHLQPIMVEVPSVEPAGTVVGQDPNPAGENGTPIEPLTVSEGTEVTVEVSSGVPPSAPLVDLTGMDVNQVVTTLAQFKEDTGVELAFTTILVETTEPTLVDTVITTSPIPGSTVTFGDTITLFVGKAPPSPPPSDGG; encoded by the coding sequence ATGTCCGCACCAATCCACGAACTCGAACGCCGGGAGGTCAGAAGCCGCTGGTTCGTCGCGCTTGCGACGCTCCTGTCCGTCTCCCTCCTCGCCTCGACATGGCTCGCACTGTTCTCGTTCTTCGGAGCGAGTTCGGCGTTTGGTGTCTTTACGAGCCTCGAACACCGCTTCGTCCCCGACGTGCAGAGCATGGCGCTCGACTTCCCCGACCTGTCCAGGGTGTCACGCATCTACACGCTCAAGAACGAGAAACTGGCCGAACTCGACGATGGCAAGAACAGCCAGCCGATCCGCATCGAGGAGGTTCCGGAGATCGTCATCGACGGGGCGCTGGCCTCCGAGGACGCAGACTTCTTCGAGCACGAGGGTGTCGACTTCGCTGCGATCGGCAGCGCGTTCATCGACAACCTCCGGTACGGCAAAGAGCGCGGCGGTTCGACGATCACCCAGCAGGTCGTCAAGCAGAACTTCGTCGGCGACGAAGTGACCATCACCCGCAAGATTCGTGAGGCAGCCGTCGCCGTCGAACTGGAGCGCCGCTACACGAAAGACCAGATTCTCGAGTTCTACCTGAATTCGGTGTATTTCGGCTGGGGCGCCTATGGGGTAAAGGCCGCCGCACAGGAGTACTTCGGCAAGAGCCTCGACGAACTCACGATCGCAGAGTCCGCAGCCATGTTCGTTCCGATCCGTAACCCGCGAGTCTATGACCCCCGACGCCAGCCGGAGAACGTCCTCAAGAAGCGCAATCAAGTCATCGACACGATGATCGCCCACGGCATGATCACCAAGAGTCAAGGGGAAGCGGCCAAGAAGGAGCCCCTCGACATCAAGCCTCCGTCACGATTCGCCGGCCCGGCCGACCACGTTGTCGCCGAGGTCAAGCGACAGCTCCTCCACGAACCGGAATTCGCCTTCTTGGGGGCCACGACCGAGGAACGCAAAATAGCGATCTTCGGATGCCCGGCGGATGACGTGAACTGCCACGGCGGAGGCGGGCTGAAGGTGTACGTCACGATCAACCTGGACTGGCAGGAGACAGCCAACTCGATCCTCGAAACGTGGCTGCCCTACACGGATCCATCCACGATGACCCAAGAACAGGTGAACGCCTGTATCTCTCGCTACAACGCCACCGAGACCGTCGTCCCGGCCCTCGAGCGGCTTCGCTGTGCACCCACCGGAGCAATCTCCACGGTGGACAGTGCGACCGGTGCGATTCGAGTCATGTCGAGCGGTCTCCCCTTCGACGTCGAGCAGTTCGACCTGGCCCTGCGGAGCGAGCGAAACCCGGGGTCTTCCTTCAAACCGTTTGGCCTGGTCGCCTACCTCGAATCCGGTGGCTCGCTGAACTCGTTCTGGGATGCGCGCTCTCCCATCGAGATCGAATGCCCGTTCGCGTGTGGTCCCGACGGATCGAATATCTGGACGGTGCGGGGAGGTAAGAAGGACACGGGGATACGGTTGAACCAGGCGACCTACCAGTCGGTGAACGTCGTCTACGCGCAGGTCTCCGTTGCGGTCGGTCCCGCCCACATCGTCGATGTCGCTCGCAGGATGGGTGTCAAGAAATCGACGATCCCCGAGGTGTACTCGATCGTCCTCGGAGGCGGAGGAGCCACACCGATCGAGATGGCCTCCGCATACACGAACTTCGCGACCAATGGCCTCTGGGCCGAACCGTATCTCATCGAACGCATCGAAGGTCCCAACGGCACGGTGCTGTACCAGCATGAGAACCAACGCATGCAGGTCGTCGACCCCGCGATCATCGCTGCCGCCCGCCGCCCCCTGACCAGGGTTCCCACCGGCTCCGGAACCGCGCCGGCCGCCAATATCGGCCGGCCTCAGGGAGGCAAGACGGGAACGCATCAGAACTACACCGACGCATGGTTCGTCGGGTTTGTTCCCCAGTACGCCACCGCCGTATGGGTGGGCTACCCCGACTTCCAGTATCCGATGCGCGACATCACGATCAAGAATCAGTTCTACTCCAGGGTCTACGGGGGAACGATCCCCGCTCCGATCTGGGCCGAGTACATGACCGACATCCTCGAGAACGTCCCCGTCGAGAACTTCCCGCCCGATCCTCCAGGAGTGAACAAGTACTTCATCGTTCCGAAGACGGAGGTGCCCTTCGTGATCGGGATGCAGACAGAGGACGCCGAGGACACGGTGTATCAAGCGCACCTCCAACCGATCATGGTCGAGGTGCCGTCGGTCGAGCCTGCCGGAACCGTCGTCGGACAGGACCCGAACCCGGCAGGCGAAAACGGAACGCCGATCGAACCTCTGACGGTCAGTGAAGGAACCGAAGTCACCGTCGAAGTCTCTTCCGGTGTCCCCCCCTCGGCGCCGCTGGTCGACCTCACAGGCATGGATGTGAATCAGGTGGTCACGACCCTTGCCCAATTCAAGGAGGACACCGGGGTCGAGCTCGCCTTCACGACGATATTGGTGGAGACGACCGAGCCGACACTCGTCGATACGGTGATCACCACCAGTCCGATCCCAGGCTCCACCGTGACCTTCGGCGACACGATCACACTCTTCGTCGGCAAGGCGCCACCGTCTCCGCCACCTTCCGACGGTGGCTGA
- the moeB gene encoding molybdopterin-synthase adenylyltransferase MoeB translates to MFSYEEWADRTRSRINEISVAELAARGDQAPLIIDIREDAEYAEGAIPGAVHIPRGLLESAIAELVDRDTEFVLYCSVGQRSALAAYALQQMGYSSVRSLAEGSDGWRIAGHPWNVPRTFDLDRRIRYARHLALSDVGEEGQRKLLDSKVAIVGAGGLGSPVALYLAAAGVGTIGIVDFDVVEISNLQRQILHSTSRVGEPKVDSAAETLRGLNPDVTVRPYKVTLDADNVLDILGGYDVIVDGADNFPTRYLINDASLHLRVPVVHGSVFRFEGQASVFWPYKGPCYRCLFPEPPPPEMAPSCSEAGVLGVLPGVIGTIQATETIKVLLDIGETLAGKLLTYDALEQEFRTLRLHRDPSCPACADENRPPKIVQYDQYCVSAGTVAR, encoded by the coding sequence ATGTTCAGTTACGAAGAGTGGGCCGACCGAACACGCAGCCGGATCAATGAGATCTCCGTTGCGGAGCTGGCGGCACGCGGAGACCAGGCGCCGCTGATCATCGACATTCGTGAGGATGCCGAGTACGCCGAAGGAGCCATCCCCGGCGCGGTGCATATCCCCCGGGGCCTTCTCGAGAGCGCAATCGCCGAGCTCGTCGACCGCGACACCGAGTTCGTCCTCTACTGCAGCGTCGGCCAGCGGTCGGCCCTCGCGGCGTACGCTCTTCAGCAGATGGGCTACTCGTCGGTCAGGTCGCTTGCAGAGGGCTCGGACGGTTGGCGGATCGCCGGACATCCGTGGAATGTCCCCCGCACCTTCGATCTCGACCGACGAATCCGGTACGCACGCCACCTCGCACTGTCCGACGTAGGCGAGGAAGGCCAGCGCAAACTCCTCGATTCCAAAGTTGCGATCGTCGGTGCAGGTGGCCTCGGCTCCCCGGTTGCCCTGTATCTTGCCGCTGCAGGGGTCGGCACCATCGGCATCGTCGACTTCGACGTCGTGGAGATCTCGAACCTGCAACGTCAGATCCTCCACAGCACGTCACGGGTCGGCGAACCCAAGGTGGATTCCGCGGCGGAGACGTTGCGGGGTCTCAATCCGGACGTGACGGTGCGCCCGTACAAGGTGACGCTGGATGCCGACAACGTGCTCGACATCCTCGGCGGCTACGACGTCATCGTCGACGGTGCCGACAACTTCCCAACCCGTTACCTGATCAACGATGCCTCACTGCACCTGCGGGTCCCGGTCGTGCACGGATCGGTCTTCCGGTTCGAGGGCCAGGCGAGTGTCTTCTGGCCGTACAAGGGGCCGTGCTACCGATGTTTGTTCCCTGAGCCGCCACCCCCCGAGATGGCGCCGTCGTGTTCGGAAGCCGGAGTGCTGGGAGTACTCCCTGGGGTCATCGGCACCATCCAGGCGACCGAAACGATCAAGGTTCTGCTCGATATCGGCGAGACGCTCGCCGGCAAACTCCTCACCTACGACGCACTCGAGCAGGAGTTCCGCACGCTGCGGCTGCACCGCGACCCGTCCTGCCCGGCCTGTGCCGATGAGAACCGCCCACCGAAGATCGTCCAGTACGACCAGTACTGCGTGTCTGCCGGTACGGTCGCTCGGTGA
- a CDS encoding nucleotide sugar dehydrogenase, with protein sequence MKVAVIGAGYVGLATAVGLSSLGHEVAVGERSAERVGMLRSGQSPIFEPELTAMLRTGSEAGRLSFHTSNVDAVAGAEVVFLAVPTPQSEDGAADTSIVYAVLDEIVGSLIDGALVVLKSTVPVGSVSKVQARLDQQGARATVVSNPEFLREGSAISDFLHPDRIVIGTDDQRAAEVMIELYRGLQAPIVVTDPVSSEMVKYAANAFLATRITFANAVARLCEAVGADVKDVLLGMGYDSRIGFHFFNPGPGFGGSCFPKDTSALVAIAEDAGYDFALLKSVIRINEIQREHVVDHVRTGAGGTLRGRTVGVWGLAFKAGTDDTRSSPALAIAERLIEEGCSLRAHDPQAVVSMPGLSQVDTPLDAVRGADVLLITTEWPDYQGVDLHEVAQLMSGDSVVDARNLLDPDAVRRLGLRYQGIGR encoded by the coding sequence ATGAAAGTAGCTGTCATTGGAGCGGGATACGTCGGACTCGCCACGGCCGTCGGACTTTCGTCGCTGGGCCACGAGGTCGCCGTGGGCGAGCGGAGCGCCGAGAGAGTCGGGATGCTCCGTTCCGGCCAGTCACCCATCTTCGAACCCGAACTCACCGCCATGCTCAGGACGGGGAGCGAGGCAGGCCGGCTCTCGTTCCACACTTCCAACGTCGATGCCGTGGCCGGGGCAGAGGTCGTGTTCTTGGCCGTTCCGACACCGCAGAGCGAGGACGGCGCCGCCGACACCTCCATTGTGTATGCGGTCCTGGACGAGATCGTGGGAAGTCTGATCGACGGGGCACTGGTCGTACTGAAGTCGACGGTGCCCGTGGGATCGGTGTCGAAGGTGCAAGCCCGACTCGATCAGCAGGGAGCTCGCGCAACCGTGGTCAGCAACCCGGAGTTCCTACGCGAAGGTTCGGCGATTTCGGACTTCCTGCATCCTGACCGGATCGTGATCGGCACTGACGATCAGCGGGCGGCCGAGGTCATGATCGAGCTGTACCGCGGGCTGCAAGCGCCGATCGTCGTCACCGACCCGGTCTCATCGGAGATGGTCAAGTACGCGGCGAACGCCTTTCTAGCGACCAGGATCACGTTCGCCAACGCCGTCGCCAGGCTTTGTGAGGCGGTCGGAGCGGATGTCAAGGACGTGCTTCTCGGCATGGGGTACGACAGCAGGATTGGTTTTCACTTCTTCAACCCCGGTCCCGGTTTCGGAGGGTCGTGTTTTCCAAAGGACACGAGTGCGCTCGTGGCAATCGCGGAAGATGCCGGATACGACTTCGCGTTGCTCAAGAGTGTCATTCGGATCAACGAGATTCAGCGCGAGCACGTCGTCGATCACGTGCGGACGGGCGCCGGGGGGACGTTGCGTGGCCGCACGGTCGGAGTGTGGGGACTCGCGTTCAAGGCAGGCACCGACGACACACGGTCATCACCCGCGCTCGCCATTGCCGAACGACTCATCGAGGAGGGATGCTCCTTGCGAGCACACGATCCCCAGGCCGTGGTGTCCATGCCCGGGCTGTCCCAGGTCGACACGCCGCTCGACGCGGTGCGTGGCGCCGATGTGCTCCTCATCACGACCGAGTGGCCTGACTACCAAGGTGTCGATCTGCACGAGGTTGCGCAGCTGATGAGCGGCGACAGCGTGGTCGACGCCCGCAACCTGCTCGATCCGGACGCCGTGCGGCGCCTCGGACTGCGCTATCAGGGGATCGGACGCTAG
- a CDS encoding methylmalonyl-CoA mutase, whose amino-acid sequence MIEKHTTDQPERATTSGIEIETVYRPDDVPAELGEPGAYPYTRGPYPTMYRGRLWTMRQYAGFGDADATNRRFRSLLEAGQTGLSVAFDLPTQMGYDSDHPMAEGEVGKVGVAIDSIEDMRRLFAEIPLGEVSTSMTINATAAILLLLYQLVAEERGVAPGRIRGTVQNDILKEYVARGTYIYPPAASMRLVTDLFSYCAAELPSWNTISISGYHMREAGATAAQELAFTIADGLAYVRAAVDAGLDVDQFAPRLSFFWNAHNQFFEEIAKFRAARRLWARLMREKVGATNPKAWQMRFHTQTAGSTLTAQQPELNIVRTAVQALAAVFGGTQSLHTNSYDEALGLPTEKSAKIALRTQQILAFESGAADTVDPLAGSYFIEALTDAIEERAGALIDEVEALGGAVNAIEMGFPQRAIEDAAYETAKRIEAEDQIVVGVNRFVEEGEEEEVPVLRIDPALQENQASRLAALRERRDSAAVEEALETIRATARSGGNILYPMREALRLLATLGEVSDALRDVFGEYRP is encoded by the coding sequence ATGATCGAAAAACACACAACGGACCAACCCGAGCGCGCGACCACCAGCGGGATCGAGATCGAGACCGTCTATCGCCCCGATGACGTGCCGGCCGAACTGGGTGAACCGGGTGCCTACCCGTATACCCGCGGCCCGTACCCCACCATGTACCGCGGGAGATTGTGGACGATGCGCCAGTACGCCGGGTTCGGCGATGCCGACGCCACCAACCGGCGGTTCCGGTCGCTTCTCGAAGCCGGCCAGACGGGTCTGTCGGTGGCCTTCGACCTCCCGACGCAGATGGGGTACGACTCCGACCATCCGATGGCCGAAGGTGAGGTCGGCAAGGTGGGGGTCGCCATCGACAGCATCGAGGACATGCGGCGCCTGTTCGCCGAGATCCCCCTGGGCGAGGTCAGCACTTCGATGACCATCAACGCAACCGCGGCAATTCTGCTGCTGCTCTACCAGCTCGTCGCCGAGGAGCGGGGCGTTGCTCCCGGGCGGATCCGAGGCACCGTACAGAACGACATTCTGAAGGAGTACGTCGCGCGAGGCACGTACATCTATCCGCCGGCCGCGTCCATGCGCCTCGTTACCGACCTCTTCTCGTACTGTGCCGCGGAGCTTCCCTCCTGGAACACCATCTCGATCAGCGGCTATCACATGCGCGAGGCCGGTGCGACCGCCGCGCAGGAGCTGGCGTTCACGATCGCCGACGGTCTCGCCTACGTTCGGGCGGCGGTCGATGCAGGCCTCGACGTGGACCAGTTCGCACCGCGTCTGTCGTTCTTTTGGAATGCCCACAACCAGTTCTTCGAAGAGATCGCCAAGTTTCGGGCTGCGAGGCGTTTGTGGGCCAGGCTCATGCGGGAGAAGGTGGGGGCGACCAACCCGAAGGCGTGGCAGATGCGGTTTCACACCCAGACGGCCGGCAGCACCCTCACGGCCCAGCAGCCGGAACTGAACATCGTCCGCACGGCCGTTCAGGCGCTCGCCGCGGTGTTCGGGGGAACCCAGTCCTTGCACACCAACTCGTACGACGAGGCGCTCGGACTGCCGACTGAGAAGTCGGCCAAGATCGCCCTGCGCACCCAGCAGATCCTCGCGTTCGAGTCCGGTGCAGCGGATACCGTCGATCCTCTCGCGGGTTCGTACTTCATCGAGGCGCTGACGGACGCGATCGAGGAGAGAGCCGGTGCCTTGATCGATGAGGTCGAGGCGCTCGGTGGTGCCGTCAACGCCATCGAGATGGGCTTCCCGCAGCGGGCGATCGAGGACGCTGCGTACGAGACGGCGAAGCGGATCGAAGCCGAGGACCAGATCGTGGTGGGTGTGAACCGTTTCGTCGAGGAGGGAGAAGAGGAGGAAGTCCCGGTCCTGCGGATCGATCCGGCCCTGCAAGAGAATCAGGCATCTCGCCTTGCTGCGCTGCGTGAGCGGCGTGACAGCGCCGCCGTAGAGGAGGCTCTGGAGACGATTCGGGCGACCGCCCGCTCCGGCGGAAACATCCTGTACCCGATGAGAGAGGCGTTACGGCTGCTCGCGACGCTCGGCGAGGTCTCGGACGCGCTCCGGGACGTCTTCGGAGAGTACCGCCCGTAG